One window from the genome of Cyprinus carpio isolate SPL01 chromosome B1, ASM1834038v1, whole genome shotgun sequence encodes:
- the trmo gene encoding tRNA (adenine(37)-N6)-methyltransferase, which yields MSPPVCSCAEPVRKLTQQASVMRREIKNLRQQMDGTIRAHKKQMSSLQSMLTDCKHEDRSQSVSKSSTEISQLEQGRIQTVPIGYISSCFTVKNGTPRQPTICSSSRASLKIEPSVFNNPEHSLVGLEQYSHIWIIFLFHKNGQMSYKAKVKPPRLNGQRVGVYSTRSPHRPNALGLTLAKLERITGDTLHLSGVDIIAGTPVLDIKPYIPDYDSPKTRRDDTSSEYRQTSPFTDSQMPQVMGLDEEPNISVTSSESSSELRDCAAGPSDFSQSERSGSSDVTDVLAEVKNYVRQQQLFTESPEDKQTDSSECTSLSTNQLSSSSLKFGCEDYSTIAAWVRAPPVSNLDVRFTASAEKELKEFVPCDSTDHTRPKFQFLKGPEEAVAAIKGILSADPRSVYRRTRCQDRLFFFTLDTADITCWFGDGFAEVVRVKPIQS from the exons ATGTCGCCTCCAGTATGTAGTTGTGCTGAACCAGTCAGAAAACTCACACAGCAGGCGTCAGTTATGAGAAGAGAGATAAAAAATCTCAG ACAGCAGATGGATGGAACCATACGAGCACATAAGAAGCAGATGTCATCACTTCAGTCCATGCTGACAGACTGTAAACACGAAGACAGATCACAATCAGTGAGCAAAAGCTCTACTGAAATCAGTCAATTAGAGCAag GACGTATTCAGACAGTACCGATTGGATACATCAGCTCATGTTTCACAGTCAAAAATGGCACTCCACGACAACCCACCATATGCAGTTCTTCTCGGGCCAGCTTAAAGATTGAACCCTCAGTCTTCAATAACCCTGAGCATTCTTTGGTTGGCCTGGAACAATACTCCCATATCTG GATCATTTTCCTCTTCCATAAGAATGGGCAAATGAGCTACAAAGCCAAAGTAAAGCCACCCCGTCTGAATGGCCAGAGGGTGGGGGTGTACTCCACCCGTAGCCCCCACAGGCCTAATGCTTTGGGACTGACCTTGGCTAAGCTAGAAAGAATCACAG GGGATACACTTCACTTGTCAGGCGTTGATATTATTGCTGGAACACCTGTGCTAGACATCAAGCCATATATTCCAGACTACGATTCTCCAAAAACAAGAAGAGATGATACCAGCAGTGAATATAGACAAACATCACCATTCACAGACTCTCAGATGCCCCAAGTGATGGGTCTAGACGAAGAACCAAACATCTCAGTGACATCATCTGAATCCTCCTCAGAGCTCAGAGATTGTGCAGCTGGACCTTCAGATTTCTCTCAGTCAGAAAGGTCTGGATCCAGTGATGTGACTGATGTGTTAGCAGAGGTTAAAAACTATGTCAGACAACAGCAGCTTTTCACTGAAAGTCCagaagacaaacagacagattcTTCTGAATGCACTTCATTGTCAACCAACCAGCTAAGTTCATCCAGTCTTAAATTTGGATGTGAGGACTACAGTACTATCGCTGCCTGGGTCAGGGCACCTCCTGTCAGTAACTTAGATGTGCGGTTTACTGCCAGTGCTGAGAAAGAGCTCAAAGAGTTTGTTCCCTGCGACAGTACAG ACCACACAAGACCAAAGTTCCAGTTCTTGAAAGGACCAGAAGAAGCAGTGGCAGCCATTAAAGGCATTCTGTCAGCTGACCCTAGATCAGTATATCGCCGCACGCGTTGTCAAGACCGCCTGTTCTTCTTCACCCTGGATACAGCTGACATCACCTGCTGGTTTGGAGATGGTTTTGCTGAGGTTGTGAGAGTCAAACCTATTCAGAGTTAA